GTGGAAAAGAGAATGGTGGTTTTAAGTTTTGAATTAAGCTCAGCCATCAAATCCAGAAGGTTTTCAGCGGATCTGGAATCAAGATTTGCGGTTGGCTCATCGGCCAGAACAAATTTGGGCTTTGATGCCAAAGCACGTGCAACTGCAACCCGCTGCTGCTCACCACCAGAGAGTTGAACCGGACGGTGATCAGCCCGTTTTTTCAACCCAACAGCTTCAAGAAGCTCAAGGGACCGGTTACGTCTTTGGTGCTTATCAACCTTTTGAAGCATCATTATAAATTCGATATTCTCTTTTGCAGTTAATACAGGGATAAGATTATAGGCCTGAAAAACAAACCCTATATTAAATAATCTAAAGTCGATAATTTCACCCGAGGACAACTTCCCGATATCTGTTTTGTCTATAACAACGGTGCCCTGAGTTGGCCTGTCCAATCCACCCAACAAATGCAGCAGCGTACTTTTCCCCGACCCTGAAGGTCCCACAATAGCGGTAAACTCCCCATCCAAAATCGTAAGGTTAACACCATTGAGGGCTTTTACAGGAACCTCTGATTCGTGATACTCTTTTTTTAAATTGTTAGTTGTTATAACTTCCACAGCCATTTTTCTACCTTTCAGTCTGTACGTAACGCATCAGCCGGCCTGAGCCTGAGGGCCTTTAACGCCGGGTATAAAGCCGAAAGCACCGCTACCACTATGACCATTAGCCCCAGTACCGGATACATTGTCCAGGGCAGTTGAGGGTAGAGGATCTCACCGGTGCCAAATTCAGCAAGACCTTCTGCAAACACCGAAAGATCGATTCCTGTTTCTGACACCACCGAGATAAGCACAAAGGAAAACACCATGCCCACAACCGCTCCGGTGACCGAAAGCACCACCGTCTCAAGCACAATCATGGAAAACAGCGTCCCACGCTTCATCCCCACTGCCATAAGCATCCCAATCTCCCGGGTGCGCTCAAGCACCACCATAAGCATTGTATTTACTATTCCAAAGGCAAGAGCAAGAAGGATAACTATCAGAAATATGTAGAGAAAAACATCCAGGGTCGAGGCGATATAATCAAGTTCAGGGGCTAAATCACGCCAGGTCTCTACACACATCCCCTCAGCCATCTGTTCTATGTACACCATTGAAGTATCCATTGCTTCCATAGTGGTAAAGAGTATCGATACCTGCTGAAACCGCTGCTGGTCCATCTCCAGATGAGGAGCCAGATCATCCGAACGCACATATATTGTACTGCGGTCAAACTCAGCCGACGGAGTGCGGAAAAGCCCGCTAACCCTGAATGCCCCGCCACTAATCACCCCTTCAACGTTTTGAAATGTTAATACCAGCCTCGAGCCCACGCCGATATCCAGCCGCTCCGCAAGCTCCTGTCCAATCACTGCAGGATTGAGCATTGCAGTATCAAAATACTGCCCTTCGATAATAGATTCGTCGATTATCGTAAGATTCCGCTCCATAGACGGAATAACCCCCAGCATCTCCACCCCCATCGCCATTCTGGGAGATGAGGCCATTGCGTCTACAAGCATCCGTGGCGCAGCAGCACGAACCTGCTCCATTGTAGTAATCTCAGAGGCTATACCCATCGCATTTGGTACATACAAGGAAAGATCTCGTTCCCTGCGATAATCGGGGTGAGTAATCTGAACGTGAGAGAGTCTGGTGGTGAGTGAAACAGACACAATCTGATCCCCCATACCAAGCATCACCGCCGTTGCAAACAATCCGGCAAGCAACCCCACGGCTATGGCACACATGATGATGAGGCTTCTGGTTTTATTTCTCCAGATATTTTTCCACGCCATTTCAAAAAACACTTACACAAGCCCCCAAAATTTATCCATGCAACTGATCTGAAATATTAAGTTTGCGAACCGACAAAACCGGATACAAACACGCCACAAGCGAAATTACCATTACCACTATCCCCTGATTAATAAAAATTGATGGACTAACCAGAAAAGGAATCAGCGGATCGAAACCAAATTGACGCATAGCCTGAGCGGTATCTCCGGTTAACACTATTGGATTAGCCCTCATATATAGAAGTATGGGTACAGAAACAACGATTCCGCTTAGTGTTCCAAGTAATCCTATCACCACTGTTTCAATAAGCAGTATCAGGCTCAGCGCCCGGTTTTTAAGCCCTATGGCAACCATGATGGCAAATTCCCTGCGTCGCTCAGCCATCATCATCATCACTGTGCCAAAAACCCCAAAAGCAATTACCAGATATAAAATCCCAAGCATAATTAACCCCTGGGCATCGTCCAGCTCAATTATCTGCACCAATTCCGGTAGCATCTCTCTCCAGGTAAGAACGTCTATATCGTTTCCATAAATACCCCAGATCTGGTCCCTTACACTCCACAGTCTGTCAGGCCTGTCTATCATAACCGCAAGTGAAGTAATTCTTTGGGGCATAGAATAAAACCACTGCGCATCTTCAAGGCTCATATATAGCATACTCTGATTAAGATCGGGAAGAGGCAGATCAACGATACCCTCTACCAGAAACGCGCCGGCGGCACTCATTCCGTAATACCCCTGCCCCAAAAGAATAACCGTGTCCTCAGGTGAAACGTTAAGGTACTCTGCAAGACCACTTGCGATTAGTACCCGCTCAGAACTCCCCCCGGAAAGATAGGTGCCCTCAATAAGCTGCTCCTCAAGATTGTTCATCCTGTTTTCTGCCTCAGGATCGATGCCGGTCACTACCGATGCGCGCGTTTGATCGCCCGATGATGCCAAAGCGAACGACTCTATCCGCGGCACCACATGGGTAACATCCTCAAGCGCCATCACCTCTTCCACCATCTCCTGACGATACTGCATGCTGTTTTCAAGGCTTCTGGTCTCCCAAAACTCCTCACCCTGCACCTGAATAAACCCCGTAGAGATTCTGACAGTATTGGTTATCATGTGTTCGTAGGTACCAAGCTGCATCGAACGGATAAAAAGAACCAGTATCACGGCAAAGAAGATTGATGCGGTGGTGATAAGCGTGCGGTGGCTGTTACGCCAAAGATTTCTCCATGCCATAGTAACAAAAAGCATCATGGGATTTCTACCTTATGGTTCTCATGTTTTGCTGAGAGAAGAACCCTTCATCGATATCGATATCAAACTCCAAATCATCATATTCCATAACTGTGCTTTGCCCCTGCTCATCAACAGGCACCATCTCCCAGCGGGTAGGAATCTCCCTTCCCCCCAGTTCACGAACAGAATCGAGGGTAAGATCATTAACCAGCACCCCGTCTTCATCGTAATACAGTGCGCGACGCTGGTTATAATCATCTTTGGTTACCCACATCTCTACCCTGTCCCATACTACCGCAGCTTCAGGTTTTGGAACCATCTCTACGCGCCAGGCCTCCATCTGTTCCACCGTTGTATCGGGAAGAAAAGAATGTTCATAATCATCGACGATTGAAGCCTCCTGCACCAGATCATCATTGGTAAAGTCTGAACCCATCCAGGACTGAGTCATCATTGAAGGAGGGATTCTTACTACTCTCTGAATAGATGGCACCCACTGCCACACTTCATTGTAACGTTTAAGAAAGGAGGTACCCCGATCCCTTGGAGGTGAGAGGATATAGATCATGGAAAAATCCTGGCTAAGGGAGTAGGCGCGTACAGAAAGTTCTCTGGTCCAGTCGGGTCGTATGATACGCATAGTCATCTCCGCACGGCTGGACTCTCCCCTCATCCGCTCATCAACCCTGCGCACCACCTCCGTTGCGTCCTGCGCCCAAAGTAAAGAACAAAATGATACTGCTGCAAGGATTAAAACAACTTTAACGCCCATAATAAAGCCCCTTTTATCTAAAAGCACTACCCGGGTATTCGCGACATCAACAAAGACGCAAATTTTATTCCACCAGTTCACAGTGTTAATTTCAATCTGGCCTGGTGATTGATTGTTAATTATTACAGGTGGATTTTAATTGAGGTGGTTTATGGTACTCTGGGCCATTATCTTTGCAATAATAGCACTGATCGCTGGCATCCTGAAGTTTACGGAAGTACCGGGCCATATATCAGCCATTGCAAAAGGGCTTTTTTTTGTGTTTCTTATACTCTTTGTTGTCTCGTTTTGGATACAGGTGTTGTGATGATTAAAATAGTAATTTGTATAGTAATTTTTACTTTGTGGGTTAAAACAGCTAACGCGCAGACCAATGAAAACGTTTACGATTCTCTGTCATCACTGAAAAAAGGGTGTGATCCGGTAGATGAGTTTATACGCCACTTTCTTATTCCACAGATAATTAAAACAGATGATGGCGGATACCTGATAGTAGCCGGAGGAAAAGTACAACTGTTTGACCCTTTTCTCAATCTAAAAAAGGAAGTGGAGCTTAAACCAGATCTCCATAGGTTACAACAGCTCCTTAATCAAATCCGAGAAATCACCGACACCACAAGCAATTAATATGAACAATCTTACGTTCTCAGCAACAAAATACAGCTCAGCTTGATTTTTCCCGGGGCGAAATCTTTTTTTCAATTGCCTTATTCTATCTTACACTTTATTGACCATTTAGCTTAGGTTGTAATTTTTTTGATGAAAACAGTAATTGTGCTCCTTTTTAGCGCTACCCTGCTCTATAGCAGCCAGGATATCCAATGGAAAAAGCTCTCTGAAGGTCTTGAATACGGAAAAGCCCTCTCCTCCCTTTATCTTCCACTGGATAGTGTCTATATCAATCTGCTTCGTATTGACCCCGCCCACTATAAGCTTCAGCTCTTTAACGCCTCTCATCCCACCCAGGGCTCTGCGATGAGCGCACGTGCCTGGGCGAACCAAGAGGGGCTTACGGCCGTAATCAATGCAGCAATGTATCAGCAGGACCATCTAAGCAGTGTGTCCTTTATGCAAAATAATGACCATATCAATAACCCACGCCTCTCCAAAGACCGCACTGTACTTGCTTTCGATCCACTGGTGCAGGGGATAGCTCCGGTAAGAATCATCGATATGGAATGTGATGATTTTGATTCCTTACGAGAGCAGTATGGAAGCTTTGTGCAGTCCATACGGATGCTCTCCTGCACGGGACGAAACGTATGGCAGGAAAATACAAGACGATGGAGTATTGCAGCTGTAGGTACCGACTCTTCCGAAAACCTTCTCTTTATTCATGTGAGGGCACCCCATTCGGTACACGAATTGATAAACATTTTAATAGAACTGCCAATCGATCTAAATCGGGTGATGTATATGGAAGGTGGTTCACAGGCACAGCTCTATTTTGAGAGCGAAAAAAGAAACTATCAATTCATAGGAAATTACAGCTCAGGTGGCAGAGCGTTCACCATCTCTCCACTGCCCAATGTTCTGGGAATTTCCAGAATATCAGAAAGTGACTAACTCTATGAGTCAAAAGGAAACTACTACTCGTTTCAATTTTCTACGCAGGTTCTGGAAAATAGTAAAAACTCTCTTTTTAGCCTATGCAGTTGTTTTCTCTCTGGTAGTTACCGCTCTTATTATAAGCGCATACATCTTTATCTCCAGACCCATACGTGAGGTCAGAGAGCTAAAAGTAAACAACCCCACCGAAACAGCATTTATGGCCCAGCACAGTGAGCGCCTTTCTCATAACCCCGCCAGCTCAATCGACCAGGAATTTGTACCTATTACTCAAATCTCACCCTGGCTTAAAAAGGCGGTTCTGGCAGCAGAAGATGACGGTTTCTTTACTCATCCGGGGTTCGACCTTGATGCAATTATTGCAGCGTTTGACTACAACAGAACACAGGGTGAAAACATACGGGGAGCAAGCACTATCACTCAGCAACTTGCCAAGAACCTCTTTCTCAGTCCCGAAAGAAGCTTTAGGCGTAAAGCTATAGAACTTGGTTACACGTTGCTTCTTGAGCACTATCTGAGTAAAGACAGAATTCTTGAGCTCTACTTAAATTACGCCCAGTGGGGTGTTGCTATATTTGGGTGTGAAGCTGCGTCGTGGTACTATTTTAATAAACCAAGTTATGAACTTACTCTCTATGAAGCAGCACGGATGGCAGCGGTGCTCTCCATGCCCTCAAGACTCACGCCTCACCACATCACCTCTCCCTACATGCAAAGCAGGCTCACTGTTATCGCCAACAATCTCTACTATCGGGGAAGTATTGATAAAGAGCAGTATATGATGCTCACTGAAAACGAACCGCCCGAAATTGTGGAGCAAAATACAGGTGTAGAATAGACATCTAAGCGTGAGGTTGTTTTTTTTCTCCTGAGATATACTGTAGCCAAAGAAATATTTACATAAGAATCGGAAATACGATTACCAGAGAACAGCATCCCAAAAAAAATTAAGCCTTCCCCCCCGATGCTTACTCTAAAAAGTTACCATCTCTATCCCAGCGAGCATCTCTGAGTACCCCATCACTATCCTGGTATGCGCCTACTATTTCGTCTGAAGCAACAATTCCTGTTAACACTATCACCAAATCATCACTTTGAACAATCTTCATCTCAAAGCTTCCGGTATAGTTTTCATATCCGGGCGATAGTGGTTGATCAGGGATCAGTGTATAGGTGATTTCGCGCTGCTTTCCCACAGATTTCCTTGTAAACTGTGACCATTCCAGTATTAGAAAATCACTGAGCGGTGGAGAGTCCTGATCGAGTTTGACCTTGTATACAATGCTATCCATAAAGAGTGAATCGGTATCATCTGCTATGGTGTAATCATGAATGTATATCGAATCACCGGCACTAAAGTTTTTTCCTCCATCTGTTCTCTGGAAATACATTACCGTACTTCTCCCCTCAGTCCATTCCTTTTTTCGCTCATAACTGGTTAAATAATCGGCTCTGGGATCATTATGAAAGTAAGTAACAGTATAGTTTTTTTCTTTTCTCCAACCTTCATCTCTAGAAAACCTGATTTTATGGATTTCAACCGGTGTAGAATCCCGGTTATCATTAACAGGAACAATATACTCACTATCGCCCGAAGGTTTCATATCCAAATAGTAAAGTGTATCTTCATTCATACGGTAAATCATGTTATAAAAAAGTGTTCCATTATCTTTGGAGGTTAAAAACGACCTGTCTTCTCCGGCATCAATGCCTTTAGCCGCAGTAGTGATGTGAATATCGTTATAAACCCAGTGTCGATGCAAAATCACTCTGTTATCATCTGATTTGGGATCAAGTAACACACCATCTCCATCCAAATCTTCATAGTTATATCGTAGTGTAAGCGATGTATTTACAAACTCCATCATCCCTCTTTTAGCTACAATCAACGTATCAGGCCAGAAACGATAACTGGATGTATCCATAATATCTATGGAATCTGAATGATAGAAGTAGTATACATGAATAATCCCCTGCCTTAGATCAGAAAAAGAGAGGCGCAATGAGTCTACATATGAAGTATCTCTTTTTACCTTTTTTTGTGAAACTGAATAGTTTTCAGGTACAATGTCAAATTCTGCATAACCGAGAACTGAGTCTATATCAACTATATCGGGTATGGATACTGTGGTTGCTGTATTTTTGCAAAGGATTGCCCCCAATTCGCTCATGGCGTTTGGAAAATCATCTCCTCCTCCGGCGACTTCACTTACACACCCAAAACCAACGCTCAAAACAAACAACAGAAGTATCACATGTAATAAACATCTTTTTTTCATCTGTTTTTCCTCTCTGCTGTTCTGGGAAAGAATTGAACGTTTAGCTGCATAACCCGGTCAGCTTCCTTGTCATCACTCTGCACAAGTTTCCACACCTGTTCTCTAAAGGTTTCGACTAATTGAGCAATTTTCTCTTCCGTTTCCCCGGAAACACTTACCAGCGCAGTAGAGATATGTCGTTTTTCAAAACTACGGTTCATCAGAGCATCAACAGAGTGAACAATCCAATCCCTTTTGATCTGTTTCAACATGTCGCTTAAGGTATCAGGGGGTTCGATAAATTCACCACTTACCTGATATCTGCCATCTTCATTCTGGGAAAGCAGCCCCCAGTCACAGAGGTCACGGATACATTTTTTTACTATAGCGGTGGGGATGGGAGGGTTAATGAATTGTCCCAGCTCCTCATAATCGCCTCTAAAATCCATAGCCATTACCGCAGTTCTAATAAGAGGGTAACGATAGTCCTGGTAGTATTTATTCAATGAAGGATTAAGACGGGCAAAGGAGCTTCGGTTTCTGCGAAAAACCAATTTTGAATACACTTTGCGCTTTTCGTCACTGTCAGAAGTATGATTGTATTTAACAAGGAGCTTAAGATATTGCGCTTCAGCCACAGAGAGAGAAAAGACAGAAATCATCTTTTCTGTAGCAGCCACACTGAGCTTTCGTCTGCCTTTAATTACATCATTCAGAAATCCTGGGTTAGAAAACCCCGCTTCACGCGCAAAACGCCGCTGAGAATAGGTGGGGTCAGCTAAAGTTTTTTGTCTGTAACGGTCTCGAAGATACACCCGATAGTCGTCATATCCGTATATATTCATTCATACACTCATACATCAGTGGCTCAATTGGCCCGTTTTTTCAAGTACAGCTTAGGTTACTTTGGCACCGTTTATAGAATCATCTTGAATATAATATAAGCGAATTTGACTCATTTTGATCCTTCTAATTAAGTGCTGATTACACCCATAGTTTTTTTAAGCTTCTATAACAATGTATTACACTGGTTTGGCTGCACTTTTTTGTTCACACCAAACCAAAAATTGATTACACTGTTTACTTGAAAATTCAGGATTCAACAGACCCCAAAAAAAAGCTCCCGCAGGAGCTTTTTTTTAACTGGCTTTGGTGTATTATCTATAAAGCATTGTAACCGATCGTCTGGACATATTTGCCTGGGCCATCATCGACATCGCGGCCTGCTGGCGGATATCCTGATCGATCACATTTGCCATCTCAGCAGCTTCATCTATCTTTGTTAAAGTCGAACTCATAGCAGTGGTATTATCGATGGCCACATCAGCCATTCTTTCCTGCGAAGAGAGCTGAAACTCAAGTCCCTGTAGTGAACCGATATATGCCTGCATCCCTTCAATCGCCTCATCCACCTCTGCTTCAGAGGCAGCAGTTGCCAGATTTGCCAGCTTATCGTCTTCCCCCACCTTACCAAATTCGGTAAAATCCAGAGATACTCCCCCTTCACCGGCTACCGTTTTTACTGATCCCCAGTCGGTTCTGTACCACACATTTTCACCAATTTCGGCGGTAATCTTATCTGCTATACCATCCATAATCTGAGAAGCGGCATTATCCTGGCCATTGGCGAACAGCTCTTTTGCCTCTCTTAGATCATCCATGATATTATCGGCCATACCGATAGCGGTGGAAACGTTTATTCTGGCTTCCGTAAGATCAGCTTTTGCCGCCTGGAACCTGCTGCGATCGGCATCAATTGATACCAAACGAGTATAGCTGACCAGATCTTCAGATGCTCGTTCAAACCGTTTGCCGGTAGAGATACGCCGAAGCGATGTTGCCATGGAGTCTTGTGCACTGGTAAAAGCTTGCGTCATCGACCGTGTTGCACCATTAAGCCTGTCCATCCCTAAGCTCATAGGACCTCCCTTGTGTGGTTTATTCTGACATCCATATCACCTGACAAAGCTTCCCCACTCTGCTTGTGACATTGTTATATCATCTCCTATTTAGCTTATCGGCAGGAATGACTAAAACTTTAAAACTTATTTTGAATAAAAAAAGAAAAAAACAATCTCAGAGCATTTTTTATTTGCTGCACTAATCCCCATTAATGTATATTAGCTCTTCCTTGATAATTGAGCTCCCTTCGTCTAGTGGTTAGGACTCAAGATTTTCATTCTTGCAACAGGGGTTCGATTCCCCTAGGGAGTACCAAAGGCGACCTACTTAATAGATAGTGGGTCGCCTTTTTTTTTGGGGAACCATTTGACTACACTCCATCTTTGTATTCC
This Chitinispirillales bacterium ANBcel5 DNA region includes the following protein-coding sequences:
- a CDS encoding ABC transporter ATP-binding protein, producing MAVEVITTNNLKKEYHESEVPVKALNGVNLTILDGEFTAIVGPSGSGKSTLLHLLGGLDRPTQGTVVIDKTDIGKLSSGEIIDFRLFNIGFVFQAYNLIPVLTAKENIEFIMMLQKVDKHQRRNRSLELLEAVGLKKRADHRPVQLSGGEQQRVAVARALASKPKFVLADEPTANLDSRSAENLLDLMAELNSKLKTTILFSTHDERVIKRARRVVSLLDGEVRDDSER
- a CDS encoding FtsX-like permease family protein, encoding MCAIAVGLLAGLFATAVMLGMGDQIVSVSLTTRLSHVQITHPDYRRERDLSLYVPNAMGIASEITTMEQVRAAAPRMLVDAMASSPRMAMGVEMLGVIPSMERNLTIIDESIIEGQYFDTAMLNPAVIGQELAERLDIGVGSRLVLTFQNVEGVISGGAFRVSGLFRTPSAEFDRSTIYVRSDDLAPHLEMDQQRFQQVSILFTTMEAMDTSMVYIEQMAEGMCVETWRDLAPELDYIASTLDVFLYIFLIVILLALAFGIVNTMLMVVLERTREIGMLMAVGMKRGTLFSMIVLETVVLSVTGAVVGMVFSFVLISVVSETGIDLSVFAEGLAEFGTGEILYPQLPWTMYPVLGLMVIVVAVLSALYPALKALRLRPADALRTD
- a CDS encoding FtsX-like permease family protein, translating into MMLFVTMAWRNLWRNSHRTLITTASIFFAVILVLFIRSMQLGTYEHMITNTVRISTGFIQVQGEEFWETRSLENSMQYRQEMVEEVMALEDVTHVVPRIESFALASSGDQTRASVVTGIDPEAENRMNNLEEQLIEGTYLSGGSSERVLIASGLAEYLNVSPEDTVILLGQGYYGMSAAGAFLVEGIVDLPLPDLNQSMLYMSLEDAQWFYSMPQRITSLAVMIDRPDRLWSVRDQIWGIYGNDIDVLTWREMLPELVQIIELDDAQGLIMLGILYLVIAFGVFGTVMMMMAERRREFAIMVAIGLKNRALSLILLIETVVIGLLGTLSGIVVSVPILLYMRANPIVLTGDTAQAMRQFGFDPLIPFLVSPSIFINQGIVVMVISLVACLYPVLSVRKLNISDQLHG
- a CDS encoding outer membrane lipoprotein-sorting protein: MGVKVVLILAAVSFCSLLWAQDATEVVRRVDERMRGESSRAEMTMRIIRPDWTRELSVRAYSLSQDFSMIYILSPPRDRGTSFLKRYNEVWQWVPSIQRVVRIPPSMMTQSWMGSDFTNDDLVQEASIVDDYEHSFLPDTTVEQMEAWRVEMVPKPEAAVVWDRVEMWVTKDDYNQRRALYYDEDGVLVNDLTLDSVRELGGREIPTRWEMVPVDEQGQSTVMEYDDLEFDIDIDEGFFSQQNMRTIR
- a CDS encoding DUF1328 domain-containing protein, which produces MVLWAIIFAIIALIAGILKFTEVPGHISAIAKGLFFVFLILFVVSFWIQVL
- a CDS encoding phosphodiester glycosidase family protein yields the protein MKTVIVLLFSATLLYSSQDIQWKKLSEGLEYGKALSSLYLPLDSVYINLLRIDPAHYKLQLFNASHPTQGSAMSARAWANQEGLTAVINAAMYQQDHLSSVSFMQNNDHINNPRLSKDRTVLAFDPLVQGIAPVRIIDMECDDFDSLREQYGSFVQSIRMLSCTGRNVWQENTRRWSIAAVGTDSSENLLFIHVRAPHSVHELINILIELPIDLNRVMYMEGGSQAQLYFESEKRNYQFIGNYSSGGRAFTISPLPNVLGISRISESD
- the mtgA gene encoding monofunctional biosynthetic peptidoglycan transglycosylase — translated: MSQKETTTRFNFLRRFWKIVKTLFLAYAVVFSLVVTALIISAYIFISRPIREVRELKVNNPTETAFMAQHSERLSHNPASSIDQEFVPITQISPWLKKAVLAAEDDGFFTHPGFDLDAIIAAFDYNRTQGENIRGASTITQQLAKNLFLSPERSFRRKAIELGYTLLLEHYLSKDRILELYLNYAQWGVAIFGCEAASWYYFNKPSYELTLYEAARMAAVLSMPSRLTPHHITSPYMQSRLTVIANNLYYRGSIDKEQYMMLTENEPPEIVEQNTGVE
- a CDS encoding TIGR02147 family protein, translating into MNIYGYDDYRVYLRDRYRQKTLADPTYSQRRFAREAGFSNPGFLNDVIKGRRKLSVAATEKMISVFSLSVAEAQYLKLLVKYNHTSDSDEKRKVYSKLVFRRNRSSFARLNPSLNKYYQDYRYPLIRTAVMAMDFRGDYEELGQFINPPIPTAIVKKCIRDLCDWGLLSQNEDGRYQVSGEFIEPPDTLSDMLKQIKRDWIVHSVDALMNRSFEKRHISTALVSVSGETEEKIAQLVETFREQVWKLVQSDDKEADRVMQLNVQFFPRTAERKNR
- a CDS encoding flagellin; translated protein: MSLGMDRLNGATRSMTQAFTSAQDSMATSLRRISTGKRFERASEDLVSYTRLVSIDADRSRFQAAKADLTEARINVSTAIGMADNIMDDLREAKELFANGQDNAASQIMDGIADKITAEIGENVWYRTDWGSVKTVAGEGGVSLDFTEFGKVGEDDKLANLATAASEAEVDEAIEGMQAYIGSLQGLEFQLSSQERMADVAIDNTTAMSSTLTKIDEAAEMANVIDQDIRQQAAMSMMAQANMSRRSVTMLYR